CTCACTCAGCTGAGAGCAGTGAAGCCGAGTGTGTTCATGAGTGTGCCCGCCTACTGGGAGAAGCTCGCAACGCTCGTGATGGAAGAGCCGGACCTGGACGCCCGCCGTGCACGGCTCGCGGCCCTGACCGGCGGCCGCCTGAGTTTCTGTCTGTCAGGCGGGGCTGGGCTGAAACGCGAGATAAAAGAGCTGTTTTACGCCTGCGGACTGCTCATCATCGAGGGTTACGGTCTGACCGAATGTGCGCCGACCTTGACGTTGAATCGACCGGACGCGTTTCGCTTCGACTCCGTGGGCAAACCGCTCCCCACGGTCGAGCTGCGTCTGGCTGAAGACGGCGAGATCCTCGCCCGGGGTCCCAACGTGTTCTCGGGCTATCACAAAGATCCCGCAGCCAGCGCCGAGGCGTTCACTCCGGATGGTTGGTTCAAGACCGGGGACGTCGGGCGGTTCACCGACGACGGGTTCTTGCAGATCATCGATCGCAAGAAGGAGATCCTCGTGACGGCGGGCGGCAAGAACGTGCCACCGGCGAACATCGAGCTGCGCTTCGCCGACGACCCGATCGTGTCCTTTGCCATCGTCTACGGCGACGGAAAGAAGTACCTGGTTGCCGGGATCTGGCTCGACCCGGAGGCCACCGACGCACGGCTGATGGAGCTGGGCGCCAAGCCCGAGGAGCGCAGCGAGAAGCTCGAGGAGCTGGTCAGCGCCAGCGTGGAGCGAGTGAACGCTCACCTCGCGGGCTTCGAGCAAGTGAAGCGCTTCCGGGTCATGCACACACCGCTGACGGTTGCCGGCGGACTGCTCACCTCCACGCTCAAACCCCGGCGAAAGCAGATCTATTCAGCATTCGCCGCCGAATTCGAGGCACTCTACGCGTGATGGGTTTGTTCTCGGGGCTCGGTAAGGTTGGCGGTCGCAGCCCGCCGGCCGTGGGCTTGACCCCTGCGGACGTGGTCCATGCCGAGAACAAATGGCGGCTGCTGCGCTATCGGCCGCGCCCCGAGGGTCGTGCCCACACGACTCCAATCCTGTGCGTGCCGTCGCTGATCAATCGGCACTACGTGCTCGATCTGCTGCCTGGCAAGAGTTTCATCGAGTACATGGTGGCGCGGGGGCACGACGTGTACTGCGTCGACTGGGGAACACCCGGCGACGAGGACCGGTACGTGACCTTCGACGACGTGTGCGACCGTTATCTCGGCCGGGCGCTCAGCAAGTCTGCGCAGCTTTCGGGTAGCGAGAACGCACACGTGCTCGGCTATTGCCTGGGGGGCACCCTCGCCGCGATCCACGCGACCGTTCACCCGGAGCGCTTTGCGTCGCTGTGTGCGCTGGCCGCGCCCATTGGCTTCGTCGACACAGGCCTGCTCAGCGCGTGGACGCGCTCGAAGAGCTTCGACTTGAAGGCCGTCGTGGCCGCGACGGGCAACGTGCCGTGGCAGCTCATGCAGTCGGCGTTTCACCTGTTGAGGCCCACGATGACCTTGTCCAAGGCCGTGCACATCGCCGATCGGCTCTGGGACGACGAGTTCATGAACGGGTTTCTGGCGCTGGAAACCTGGGGCAACGACAATGTTTCGTTCCCCGGCGCTTGTTACGAGCGCTACGTCGAGGAGCTCTACCGGAACGACGCACTGCTCGCGGGGAGCTTCACGCTGTCGGGCAAACCAGCGCGGCTCGAGGCGATCGTGTGCCCCACTCTCGCCGTGACGTTCGAGCACGACAACATCGTCTTGCCGGATAGCGCGGCCGTTTTGCTAGAGCGCATCAGCTCCGATGACAAACATCGGATCCATCTTGCGGGTGGCCACGTCGGCGCGGTGGTCTCCAAAAAGGCCGCCCAGGGGCTCTGGCCGGCGATCGCGAAGTTCTGGGAAGATCGCGACGTGCCGGTGCCAGCGGCCGAGGACGAGGCTCTTGTGGAACGCCCGCGGCGTGCTGCCAGGCGAACGTCGGCGCGCAGCTCGAAGCGTCAGCCGCGATGAGCAGTTGGATCTGATACGCTCGCAGGGTGCGTGCGGGTCTGCTTTTTGGTTTGGCACTGGGCGCCTGCGCGTGCGGCTCGCAGGAGGCCGAGGTCGGGCTGGGATCCAACGCACCTTGTAGCGAACCCGGCGTGAAGGGTGATCCGCTCGGCGTGCAGTGTGGGCAGCTCATCGACAGCGCTGGGCGCGTCGTCTTCTTGCGTGGGGTGAACGCGCGGGTACGCGGTGTGTTCGACGTGAGCTTCGATGACGGGAGAATTCCGCTCGAAGAGATCCCGGAGTTCGCGGCTGGTGATGCTACGGCACTCCGAGATTTTGGCTTCGACGCGCTGCGCCTGCCCATCGACTGGAGCGCGGTCGAACCGACCAAGGAGGGGGGCTTCGACCAGGCCTACCTCGATCGTGTCGAAGAGGTGGTGGACCTCGCGCACGCTGCCGGACTCCGGGTGCTGCTCGATCTGCACCAGGACGCCTACAGTAAGGAGATCGGCGAGGACGGTGCGCCGCTCTGGGCCATCGTCCCACCGCCCACGAAGCTGCTGGAGGGACCACTGACCGATCTCGAGCAGCGGCGCACCAGCAAACAGGTGCTCGACGCATTCGAGACGTTCTTCGGCGACGGCGAAGACGGGACGCTCTTGCGCGGGCGTTTCACCCAGATGGCGACTCATGTCATCGAGCGATTTGCGGCTCACCCCGCGGTCATCGGCCTGGAGATCTTCAACGAGCCCCAGGCCACGATGCAGGGTGTGGCGCGACTGAATGCCGCCGCGTACCCGGCGCTCCGAGCTGCAGCGCCGAACAAACTCTACGTGTTCGAGCCGCCGGTGATCCGCAACGTGCTCGATACCGCGCCGGTGCCGGAAGCGCCGCTCGGGCCGATGACGGGTTACGCGCCGCACGTCTACACCCTGGCCTTCGTCAGCAGCGACGCCCAGAAGCAGGCGATGACCAAGGAGACCCTGCGAAATTCTCACGTCAACGCGCGGGCCGAGGCTGAGGCGTGGCAGGCTCCGCTGATCATCACGGAGTGGGGATTTGGCCCTGCGGCGCTCAAGGCCAGCGAATACTTCACCTGGCAGAGTGAGCTGCAAGAGCAGTACTTTGCGTCTTCGTTTTTTTGGTTGTGGAAGGAGCAGTCCCAGGGAAGTTGGGGCTGTTTCGACTACCACACGGCGACCGACGCATTCGAGCCACGGGACAGCGTGAAGCGGGCGCTCGCGCGGGTTCGGCCGATGGCCATCGCGGGCTGGCCGACGCGCGTCGAGTTCGATCGGGCCACGGGTGTGTTCGAGCTCGAGCTGGACGGGAATCCGCGCGTGCACGAGCCGCATCGCATTGGCATTGCCCCGTTGCTCGGCGAAGCACTGGCTGTGGAGTGCGACGGCGTTCCCGTCGACTTCGTCTCGCCGATGCCGGGAGAGCTCGCGGTCGATTGTGGAAAAGGCAGCGCGGAGCACCACGTTCTTCGGGTTTCCGTGGCGCCCGCACCCTGAGGTGTTGCGCTGACAGCGCTTCGGCTAGGATTGGCCTGAATGCCCACGCGCGTGCAGCTCAACTGGCGACTGTGCGCCATCGGCACCGCGCTGCTCGCGAGCCAGTGGGCCAGCTGCACGGTCGAGGAGATCGACCTCGGAGGAAAACGCTGCCCATGCGCCGACGGTTGGGTGTGCGACCCGGAGACCGAGCTGTGCACACCCGCACCCGACCCCGCGACCGGCGGCAGCGGCGGAAAGCTGGAGGCGGGCACGGACTCGCCGGCTGACGTGAGCTCCGACGTCAGCGTTGGCGGAACGGGCGGCACAGGCGGAGCGCCCACGACGCCGGCGCTGGGGCGCGCGTGTGTTGGTTCCCAGGTTGCCAGTGGTATGGGCGCGAATCGCAAGCGCGTCAGCCACTTCTCTCTCTTCACCAAGCAGACCTACGACGCGGTCGTCGTTTATGTCCAAGCCAACGGCTCGGCCGACACTCAGCTGCTGCGCGGCATCGTGTACTCCACCGACGCCAACGGGCAGCCCGACAAGTTGATCGGAGCGACCACCGAGGCTTCGCTGCCCGGAACGCTCCCAGCGGGCTGGGTGACGATGATCTTCGATACGCCGCTGGCTCTCGTCCCGGGCGAGTACTGGGTGGGGATCCACAGTGGGCTCAAAGCGTCGGTCTTGAAATACACGTTCGAGGGCGCGCCCGGCGCCGCACGCTTCGCGGACGACACGTTTGCGGACGGCCCTGCGGCAACGTTCGGCACCATGACCTCCGAGAACTACCTCTTGTCGGTCTACGCACGGCCGCTCGGCGCGACAATCCATGACACCGACGGCTGTCCAGCGGGAACCGGAGGCACGGGCGGCACGACGGGTGGAGGTGGTGGCGGCACGACTGGCGGAGGCGGCGCACCCACAGGAGGCGGAGGTACAGCCACGGGTGGCAAAGGTGGCACCGGCGGCACGACTGGCGGAGGCGGCGGGCCCACGGGTGGAGGCGGCACGACGGGCGGCGGTGGCGCACCCACGGGCGGCGGTGGCGCGCCCACGGGCGGCGGTGGCACGGACGGCGGAGGCGGCGCGACGGGTGGTGGAGGCGCACCCACGGGTGGCGGTGGCACGGACAGCGGAGGCGGCGCGACGGGTGGTGGAGGCGCTGGAGGCACCGGTGGCGTCGGCGATGCCGGCATCGGTTGAACCGCGGCCACACTCACCGCCAGCATGACCGCCCTCGTTGTTCAAGCTCACGCCGCGCGTCGAACGACCGCGAGTTGCTCTCTCCTACGTCGCAGTTAGGCTCGACGAGTTGTGCAGGGCGTGCGCGTGCGGTTGATGGCCATGTCGGTGATGCTTGCGGCCCAGGCCGCGCGCGCGGAAACGCCCCCACCCGCGTACACTCCGCAGCCGGTGTCATCGCAAGCGCCCGCGGCTTCGCCAACTCCCGCGGCTTCGCCAACTCCGCCGCCGCGGCCTCCTCCTTTGCCCGCGCCTTCGCCCGCGCCCGTCCCGATACCGCCGCCTGGCTGGGTGCCTTTCGCGGCCTTCCCGGTCGTGTTTCGCGCAGAAGATCCCGCGCTCTCGTTCTCACTCACGCGCGACAAAGACGGTCGGCCCATCGCGCGCTGTGATGCCGAATGTGTCGTGCCGCTGGTCACCGGGAAGTACTTCCTTCAAATCGAGGACTCGGCGCGCTTCGTGCGCGGCCGGCGTCGCTTCGAAGTCAGTGAGCCCAGCGAGATCGGCATCGAGCCGCGCACACACGCGCAGCAGAGTGGTGGCGTGGTGATGGGCAGTGTGGGCATTGGGCTCTTGGTGGCCGGAATCGCCGGCATGCTCGCTGGAGGCATTCCGCTGGGTCATGGCAGCGAAGACCGGGACGGCGCAAAACAGAGCCTTTTTCTGCTGGGACTCCTCGGTTTCGCCGGCGGCGCCGTGCTCACGCCAATCGGCTGGGTTCGCGCCGGTCGCAGCGGCCCCGCGCTGACGGTCACACCCCTCGGGCCGCGCTGAGTCAGGTGCCGCGCCGCCCGCCGAAGCGTTCGATATGAAGGCGCGGTGAAAATCCGAATCCGCGTGCGAGACTCGCGGCCGAGACCAGCGGTGATCGAGCGTGAAGCTCGTCGCGGGTCTGGGCCTCGGGCATGAGCAGGACCCGCTCACTCGGCCAGCTGAGGCGCGCGACCAGCTCCGCCGCTTCGGCGACGTCGCGCTCGTCGGCCACCACCAGCTTCAGCCAAGCGCGCTGTGTTTTCCGGAATTCTGCCAGGACCGCCGGTCGCAGGCGCAGACCCTCACGATTGCCGCTGCCGGACAGTTTTGGCGACACGTTCCACTGCGCGACCCGCGCGATGAGCTCCGCTGTCGGCGCGAGCGTGCCGTTGGTCTCGACCTCCACGACGAAAGCATCCGCGATCTCTTCCAGCAGTTTCCCGAGCGCCGAGGACTGAAGCAGTGGCTCTCCCCCCGTCACCACCAGGCGCCGCGCGCGAGCCAGGTCAAGCTCTGCAGCAACGTCATCGAGCCGACGTGTCTTCACCTCGTCCTCGTACCGATGAGCGTTGAAGTCCCACGTGTACTTGGTGTCGCAGTAGCTGCAGTGCAGGTTGCAGGTGGCCAAACGCAAGAACACCGCAGGCTCCCCGGCGCTCGCGCCTTCGCCCTGAATGCTCTCGAAGATCTCCGAGACCTTCAGCGTGGGCATGGAAGTGGAAGCCACGAGTCGCGCCAGGATTGTGCGGCGCCCGGCATTCGGCAAGGCGCTTTCGGCGCCGGCGCCCGCCGTGTTAGGGGCGGCGTGATGACTGACAAGCGCAAAGGCCTGCCCCGCCGATCGATCCGACCCGTCGAGGTGAAGCCCGGGTTTCACCGATTTGCAGAGGGGTCGGTGCTCTACCGCGCCGGGGGCACACAGATCTTGGTCACCGCGTCGATCGACGACGGGGTTCCGGATTTTCTTCGCGGGCGTGGCAAGGGCTGGATCACCGCCGAGTATCAGATGCACCCGCGGGCCAACCCAAAACGACGCGAGAACCGCGACGGCCGCGACAAACCCCTGTCGGGTCGCTCTCGGGAGATCCAGCGACTGATCGGGCGCTCGCTGCGCGCGGCCGTCGATCTCGACCGCCTGGGTGAGCGCAGCATCGTCATCGACGCCGACGTGCTCGAGGCCGATGGCGGCACCCGCACGGCCGCCATCACCGGTGGTTTCATCGCGCTCGCGCTGGCCGTCGACAAACTCCGCCTCGACCGCACCGTGATCCGCGATCAGGTCGCCGCAGTGAGCGTCGGCCACGTCGATGGCGAGTACGCCCTCGACCTTTGTTATGCAGAAGACAGCACCGCCCGCGTCGACCTGAACGTGGTGGCGACTGCGAGCGGCGGCATGGTGGAAATTCAGGGCACCGCGGAGGGTGAACCGGTTCCGCGCTCGGACATGGACGCGATGATCGATCTCGGGCTCGAAGGAGTGAACGAGCTGTGCAACGTGCAACGACAGGCGATCGAGGCTGCCGGGGTGGATCTGGCTCGATTGATGCGAAAGTGAAGGGGGCAGGCCGCCATGGCGAACGTGCGTGAGATTGCCGATGCACTCTGGGTGGGGGACGCCAAGACCTCCGAGCTGCAGCCGATATCCCTGCTGCTCGGCCTCGAAGAGATGCAGCCGGGTCTGGCTTTTCTGTCCAGCTTCGGCAACGTGATTGCCCTCGAGAGCCAGGGGGAGCTGGCACTCGTCGATACCGGCGGGTTCTTCATGGCCGGTCAGAACCATGCCCACGTTCGCGAGTGGTCGAAGGCCCCGCTGCGGCGCGCGATCTACACGCATGGCCACGTCGACCACGCGTTCGGGCTGCCGCCCTTCGAGGCCGAACGACAGGGCGCCGTCGAGGTGTTCGCGCACGAAGCCGTGAAAGATCGCTTCGATCGCTACCAGCTCACCGCCGGCTACAACCGCGTGATCAACGGTCGGCAGTTCGGCATGGCGGCGTGGCCCACCGAATATCGGTACCCCGACCAGACCTATCGCGAGCGCCTGGTCATCAAGCACGGCGCCGAGACCATCGAGCTCACGCACGCCCGCGGCGAGACCGACGACCACACCTACGCCTGGCTGCCCGAGCGCCGCGTCTTGTGCACCGGAGATCTCTTCATCTGGGCCTCCCCGAACTGCGGAAATCCCCAGAAAGTGCAGCGTTTTCCCCGCGAATGGGCGGCTGCGCTGCGCCAGATGGCTGCGCTCGGAGCAGACCTGCTCTTGCCGGGCCACGGTCCCCCCATCGAGGGCAACGATCGGGTCGAACAGGCGCTCACCGAGAGCGCAGAGCTGCTCGAGTTCCTCGTCGAAGAGACCCTCTCCCGCATGAACGCCGGCCTGCGGCTGGACACGATTCTCGCGGAAGTGAAGGCGCCAGCGCGTCTGCTGGCTCGTCCCTATCTGAGACCAGTCTACGACGAACCGGAGTTCATCGTGCGCAACCTGTGGCGCCTCTACGGGGGCTGGTGGGACGGCAATCCCGCGCGACTCAAGCCGGCACCGGATGCCAAGGTCGGGTCGGAGGTTGCGGCGCTGGCCGGCGGTGTCGGTGCGCTTTCGGCCCGGGCCGAGGCCCTCGCCGCGGAAGGCGAGCTTTCGCTGGCGTCGCACCTGATCGAGCTCGCCTTCGCTGCGGCGCCCACCGATCCGGAGGTGCGCCGGGTCCGCGCGAGCGTCTATTTCGCGCGGTCTTCGGCGGAAGTCAGCCTGATGGCTCGCAACATCTTCCGCGCCGCGGCGGAAGAGACCTGAGCGCTGGCCAAGCGCGCTTCGGGACTTATCTTCGCGAAGCTCGATGCCCGAACTGGACTCCGCGTACGCCCTCGGCCGCTGGCAGCACCCGCTGCCGGACGGACGCATCCAGTGCGACCTGTGCCCGCGTTACTGCAAGCTCAACGACGGGCAGCGAGCGTTCTGTTTCATTCGGGAGCGTGTGGGCGACGCCATCTACCTCACCAGCTACGGTCGGGCGACGGGCTTCTGTGTCGATCCAATCGAGAAAAAGCCACTCAATCACTTCTATCCGGGGTCGTCCGTCCTGAGCTTCGGAACGGCGGGCTGCAACCTCGGCTGCAAGTTCTGCCAGAACTGGGACATCTCGAAGGCGAAGGAAATCGAGCGACTGTCGGACCGCGCGACACCGGAGCAGGTCGCCGCTGCTGCCGTGGAAGCTGGCTGCAAGAGTGTTGCCTTCACCTACAACGACCCGGTGATCTTCGCCGAATACGCCATTGATGCGGCAAAAGCCTGCCGAGAACGGGACGTGAAGACGGTGGCCGTCACGGCCGGCTACATCACACCGGAGGCCAGGCAGGACTTCTTCTCCGTCATCGATGCGGCCAACGTCGACCTCAAGGCGTTCACACCGGAGTTCTATCGAAAGCTGTGCGCCGCCGAGCTCGAACCCGTGCTGGACACGCTGCGCTTCCTCAAGCACGAGACGGATGTCTGGCTCGAGGTCACCACGCTGCTGATCCCGGGTCACAACGACTCCGTGGAAGAGGTCGACCGCCTGTGTGATTGGTTCCTGCGTGAGCTTGGCCCCGACGTACCGCTTCACTTCAGCGCGTTCCACCCAGACTTCAAGCTGCTCGACCTCTCGGCCACACCCCCGGAGACCTGCAAACGCGCCCGAGCCCAGGCCCTCGCGCACGGCCTTCGGTTTGTCTACTCGGGCAACATTCACGACGTGACCGGCGGCTCCACCGTCTGCCCGAGTTGCAGCGCCGTGCTGATCGAGCGCGACTGGTACCAGATCGGTGCCTACCGCTTGAGCGGAAATCAGTGTGCGGCCTGCGGCGAGAAGATCCCGGGGCAGTTCGCTGCCGACGGCCTGCGCGATCAATGGGGCCGAAAACGCCTGCGGATCGCCATCGGCTGAGCCTCTCCTGGCCCGCGCTCGTGCGCCCGCCGAGGTGCGCCGCTCAGTCCTCGCCGAAGGCGTACCGGTACAGCATGTCGGCGAGCGCAGCGCGCATTGCGCGGGCCTGGCGTGGCGACGGCGGCGGCCCGCGCAGGCCGACCGTGACGAAGGCCACATCCTGCGCGGCCACCGAGATCACGTGTGCCGCGGCCGCTGCGTCGGGAATGCGCGCCTCGGACACACTCTGGCGGATCAGGGCCGCGAGCACGACCCGGCCCCGCTCCTCGTAGTCGTCGCGCAGCTTCGCGATCTCCGCGTCGCGCATGGCCACGGCCATGAACTCGCGTGACAATCGCGGATTCACCGAGGTGCTCTCGAACAAGATGTCGATCACCTGGTCCACGGCAGCTCGGCGTTCGCGGGTGGTCCGGGTCGACGCGAACGAGTCCGGTGTCAGGCGGTTCATCACGCTCTGATAAGAACGCTCGAGGTGTTGCTCGACGAGCTCGACGAACGCTTGGCGTTTGTCACTGAAGTAGCGATAGAAGGTGCCGACGGCCACACCCGCCCGCTCTGCGATGTCCGGGGTCTGGGTCTCGTCGTACCCGCGCTGGGTGAACGCCAGCTCGGCCGCCTCCAGCAGGCGCTGGCGGGTGTCCCGGGCGCGCTGCTGGGGGAAGTCCCGGGTGTCCCGGGTCGGCGGGATGGAACCGCGCTCGGAGCTCTCCGCCCCGGAAACCACCGATTTTCTCGTAGAACGAGCGACCGACACCCGGCCAGTCTAACCCCACCCCACAAAAAGTGAAACCGACTTCAGATTTCTACTTGACGATGGTCATTGCAAAGATGAAACTGGTTTCACTTTCCGGAGGCCCCATGGACGCACCGCAGAAACGCATGCTGAACGTCGAATGCATCGAGACCCAGCTCGATGTGAACTTCAACTGGGGCTACGAGAAGACCCGCGAAGATTTGCGGGACCTCTACCGCAAGGCCAAACAATCCCAGTGGGACGCCGAAGAGCGCCTGGACTGGTCCATCGACGTCGACATCGAGAAGGCCCAGATCCCGGAGTTCATGCACCCGCTCTACGGCTCGGACATCTACGCCAAGCTCGACGAGAAGAAGCACCTCGAGCTGAGGCGTGAGATGCCGGCGTGGAGCCAGTCGCAGTTTCTCCACGGTGAGCAGGGCGCGCTCCTGGTGGCCGCGCAGCTGGTGAACTCGGTTCCCGACATCGAATCGAAGCTCTACGCCGGGACGCAGGTCGTCGACGAGGCGCGGCACGTCGAGGTGTTCGATCGCTACTTGCACGAGAAGATCGGCAACTCGTACCCCATCAGCCCGCACCTGCGGGCGCTGCTCGACCGCATCCTCAAGGATTCGCGCTGGGACATGAAGCTCCTGGGCATGCAGATCATGGTCGAAGGCCTGGCTTTGGCGGCCTTCGGTGTGACCCGTGCGTACATCGAGGAGCCCTTGCTCAAGGCTTTGACGACCTATGTGATCCAGGACGAGGCACGGCACGTGGCGTATGGCGTGCTCTCGCTGCGCGACTTCTACAGGGACCAGAAGGAGTCCGAGGTGCGCGAGCGGGAGGACTTCGTGTACGAGGCTGCGGTGCTGATGCGCGACCGCTTCCTGTTCCAGGAGGTCTGGGAAAAGACCGGCCTGCCGGTGAAGGAGTGCATGGAGATCACGCTGAACAACCAGGGTCAGCAGGAGTTCCGGAAGATGCTCTTCTCCAAGATCGTGCCCGCCGTGAAGAAGGCCGGCCTGCTCTCCGACCGGCAGCGTGAGCGCTTCCACGAGCTGGGGATCTTGCAGTACGAAGACTGGCAAGATCCCTTCCAGGCGTTGCAGGAGGCCGAGGCCGAGCAGCGAGCCGAGCGCGCAGCCTGAGGGACTGAAAGCGATACACACGCGTTCGGCTACGCACTGCGTACCCGGTCCCGTGTCGCCCGCTTCTCACCTGTGCGCCGGCGGAGACAGTCCAAGTGGTTTAACCACCACAGTCTGGGTTTTTCGCGGACGAAACGCCGGGAAATTGCCCGGCACGCCGGTTGCTCTCGTGACCGTTCGTGTATCGGCTCCAATCACAGAACCGCCGTCGCCGGGTGGCCGTCGCGCTGATCGCGCTCGCGGCCTTCGGGGCTCCGGCGTGGGCAAACGCTCAGGCGCCTCGGGGTTCGAGTGCCACGCAGACCGAAGGGGTCGTCGTGGCGCTCGAGAGCGACGACATCGTCATCGACCTGGCCGGCAAACGCGGCGCGTCGAGTGGTGATGTCGTCGAGCTGTGGCGCCCGCTGAAGCTGAAGCATCCCGTCACCGGCAAGACCGTGACGGATCGCTTCCGCATCGGCTCACTCAAGCTGACGCAGGTCCGTGACCGACTGTCGCTGGCGCGGGCGGACGGCAAGCTCGCACGGGCCGCGGAGCCCGGCGACATCGTCATTCTGCGCAAAGTGCAGCTGGACGACGTGCCCGGCCCGAGCGGTCCTTCCGTGAAGAAACTTCCGCTGCCCGAGGCTCGGCCGGCGAAACCCCTCGCAACGGCAAGACCAGCGGACGCATCCGGCGCGGCCGAAGACGAGCAACGCGCGCCCGCAGATCCGGAAGCGCAGCAGGTCGCCGCGCTGTTCGACGGCCTCAAGGGCGCCGATCTCACCCGCCGCATCATCAGCTACGAGGACTACGTGCGGGAGAATCCCGAGGGGCGTTACGCCGTCGTCTTGTGGGAAGAAGCAGCCCAGCTGCGTCGGCTCTTGGCCCACGACGCGGTTCGGTCTTCGTCGCGCGCGCCGACGGCGGCGGGTTTCAGCGCCCCGAAGCAGGCCCTCGAGGGCATGCCCCTCACGTTGGGTGTGGAGGTGGAGGGAGCGGCAAAGGGCGCGGTGCTGCACGCGCGCCGAGCTGGCGAGGTTGCCTACCGCTCGACGCCCATGCGCGCGGCGGGGCCGGGTTACTTCAGTGTGACCATCCCCAAGGAGCGCATGCGTGCACCTTCGGTGCAGTACTTCATCGAGGCGATCACCGCGGACGGGAAGGCCGCGCCGCTGGTGGCTTCGGCGGATTCGCCGAACGCGCTCGAAGTGGAGCCGATCCCGAGCGCCACGCCGCCGCTGCGCAAGGACGCCACGGCCAGCCTCTGGAGCGACTACGCCGACTACAACCGCCTGCGCGGGAACGACCGTGTCTGGCAGACGGAAGGTTACGTCGGCGTGCGGCTCGCGGACGAAGGGCTGCGGGCGTTGCGCACGGGATTCGGTGTATTTCGCGGGGTGGGCGGCTCAATCGAGGAGCTCGACGAACAGAAAAAGAGCGCGCGCCGCGTGGGCCTCACCTACGGGTATCTCGAGACCGAGATCGCATTCT
The genomic region above belongs to Myxococcales bacterium and contains:
- a CDS encoding long-chain fatty acid--CoA ligase, with product MLDITPYRELKIAPRAVFDSLEERRSRPRFMLPGPNGDWQAVTWGAYADSIRKIACCLAAFGLEPGDRAAIFAPNRVEWIEAALAIQAAGGVMVPVYPACTGEQAAYIVDHSDAKVLFVDTAGLLSRILERFGEMKRLERVVLLDETLDVGKLLAELRAAGKSAPGYSEIEAKFSTWSRALALGATHDAEAPTRFLDRMHGISLSQPGLMLYTSGTTGNPKGVPLTHENVAKNGLDWLECNAPLLEDNAVDLLWLPMSHIFGLGEACLGNTLGFTTYLTNPMDVLTQLRAVKPSVFMSVPAYWEKLATLVMEEPDLDARRARLAALTGGRLSFCLSGGAGLKREIKELFYACGLLIIEGYGLTECAPTLTLNRPDAFRFDSVGKPLPTVELRLAEDGEILARGPNVFSGYHKDPAASAEAFTPDGWFKTGDVGRFTDDGFLQIIDRKKEILVTAGGKNVPPANIELRFADDPIVSFAIVYGDGKKYLVAGIWLDPEATDARLMELGAKPEERSEKLEELVSASVERVNAHLAGFEQVKRFRVMHTPLTVAGGLLTSTLKPRRKQIYSAFAAEFEALYA
- a CDS encoding MBL fold metallo-hydrolase encodes the protein MANVREIADALWVGDAKTSELQPISLLLGLEEMQPGLAFLSSFGNVIALESQGELALVDTGGFFMAGQNHAHVREWSKAPLRRAIYTHGHVDHAFGLPPFEAERQGAVEVFAHEAVKDRFDRYQLTAGYNRVINGRQFGMAAWPTEYRYPDQTYRERLVIKHGAETIELTHARGETDDHTYAWLPERRVLCTGDLFIWASPNCGNPQKVQRFPREWAAALRQMAALGADLLLPGHGPPIEGNDRVEQALTESAELLEFLVEETLSRMNAGLRLDTILAEVKAPARLLARPYLRPVYDEPEFIVRNLWRLYGGWWDGNPARLKPAPDAKVGSEVAALAGGVGALSARAEALAAEGELSLASHLIELAFAAAPTDPEVRRVRASVYFARSSAEVSLMARNIFRAAAEET
- a CDS encoding cellulase family glycosylhydrolase, which encodes MRAGLLFGLALGACACGSQEAEVGLGSNAPCSEPGVKGDPLGVQCGQLIDSAGRVVFLRGVNARVRGVFDVSFDDGRIPLEEIPEFAAGDATALRDFGFDALRLPIDWSAVEPTKEGGFDQAYLDRVEEVVDLAHAAGLRVLLDLHQDAYSKEIGEDGAPLWAIVPPPTKLLEGPLTDLEQRRTSKQVLDAFETFFGDGEDGTLLRGRFTQMATHVIERFAAHPAVIGLEIFNEPQATMQGVARLNAAAYPALRAAAPNKLYVFEPPVIRNVLDTAPVPEAPLGPMTGYAPHVYTLAFVSSDAQKQAMTKETLRNSHVNARAEAEAWQAPLIITEWGFGPAALKASEYFTWQSELQEQYFASSFFWLWKEQSQGSWGCFDYHTATDAFEPRDSVKRALARVRPMAIAGWPTRVEFDRATGVFELELDGNPRVHEPHRIGIAPLLGEALAVECDGVPVDFVSPMPGELAVDCGKGSAEHHVLRVSVAPAP
- the amrS gene encoding AmmeMemoRadiSam system radical SAM enzyme, whose translation is MPELDSAYALGRWQHPLPDGRIQCDLCPRYCKLNDGQRAFCFIRERVGDAIYLTSYGRATGFCVDPIEKKPLNHFYPGSSVLSFGTAGCNLGCKFCQNWDISKAKEIERLSDRATPEQVAAAAVEAGCKSVAFTYNDPVIFAEYAIDAAKACRERDVKTVAVTAGYITPEARQDFFSVIDAANVDLKAFTPEFYRKLCAAELEPVLDTLRFLKHETDVWLEVTTLLIPGHNDSVEEVDRLCDWFLRELGPDVPLHFSAFHPDFKLLDLSATPPETCKRARAQALAHGLRFVYSGNIHDVTGGSTVCPSCSAVLIERDWYQIGAYRLSGNQCAACGEKIPGQFAADGLRDQWGRKRLRIAIG
- the rph gene encoding ribonuclease PH, with product MTDKRKGLPRRSIRPVEVKPGFHRFAEGSVLYRAGGTQILVTASIDDGVPDFLRGRGKGWITAEYQMHPRANPKRRENRDGRDKPLSGRSREIQRLIGRSLRAAVDLDRLGERSIVIDADVLEADGGTRTAAITGGFIALALAVDKLRLDRTVIRDQVAAVSVGHVDGEYALDLCYAEDSTARVDLNVVATASGGMVEIQGTAEGEPVPRSDMDAMIDLGLEGVNELCNVQRQAIEAAGVDLARLMRK
- a CDS encoding 7-carboxy-7-deazaguanine synthase QueE is translated as MASTSMPTLKVSEIFESIQGEGASAGEPAVFLRLATCNLHCSYCDTKYTWDFNAHRYEDEVKTRRLDDVAAELDLARARRLVVTGGEPLLQSSALGKLLEEIADAFVVEVETNGTLAPTAELIARVAQWNVSPKLSGSGNREGLRLRPAVLAEFRKTQRAWLKLVVADERDVAEAAELVARLSWPSERVLLMPEAQTRDELHARSPLVSAASLARGFGFSPRLHIERFGGRRGT
- a CDS encoding alpha/beta fold hydrolase, translating into MGLFSGLGKVGGRSPPAVGLTPADVVHAENKWRLLRYRPRPEGRAHTTPILCVPSLINRHYVLDLLPGKSFIEYMVARGHDVYCVDWGTPGDEDRYVTFDDVCDRYLGRALSKSAQLSGSENAHVLGYCLGGTLAAIHATVHPERFASLCALAAPIGFVDTGLLSAWTRSKSFDLKAVVAATGNVPWQLMQSAFHLLRPTMTLSKAVHIADRLWDDEFMNGFLALETWGNDNVSFPGACYERYVEELYRNDALLAGSFTLSGKPARLEAIVCPTLAVTFEHDNIVLPDSAAVLLERISSDDKHRIHLAGGHVGAVVSKKAAQGLWPAIAKFWEDRDVPVPAAEDEALVERPRRAARRTSARSSKRQPR